In the genome of Streptomyces sp. NBC_00190, one region contains:
- the thpR gene encoding RNA 2',3'-cyclic phosphodiesterase yields MSTKSLVNEQVQTSTVRVFIALAPPDDAKEELARELRPAYDAYPRMRWNRIEDWHITLAFLGELPVTTVPLLQPPLADLAATRQPLRLDLRGGGHFGDRVLWSGVGGDVEGLHRLATDVRAVLRECGVTFVERPLNPHLTLARARRNDPSCAVEAAAGLASFTGRPWQAERLHLVGSNIGRGPGPIHYRDIEAWNFGGEEGPEAP; encoded by the coding sequence ATGAGTACGAAGTCCCTCGTGAACGAACAGGTCCAGACCTCGACCGTGCGCGTGTTCATCGCCCTCGCCCCGCCCGACGACGCGAAGGAGGAGCTGGCACGGGAACTGCGGCCCGCCTACGACGCGTACCCGCGCATGCGATGGAACCGCATCGAGGACTGGCACATCACCCTGGCGTTCCTCGGCGAGCTCCCGGTGACGACCGTCCCGCTCCTGCAACCACCGCTCGCCGACCTCGCGGCGACGCGCCAACCCCTGCGACTGGACTTGCGCGGCGGCGGACACTTCGGCGATCGGGTGCTGTGGAGCGGGGTCGGCGGAGACGTGGAGGGGCTGCACCGGCTCGCCACCGACGTACGCGCCGTGCTCAGGGAATGCGGTGTCACCTTTGTGGAACGTCCGCTGAACCCCCATCTGACGCTGGCCCGCGCCCGCCGGAACGACCCCTCGTGCGCGGTGGAGGCGGCCGCCGGACTCGCCTCGTTCACCGGCCGCCCATGGCAGGCCGAACGCCTGCACCTGGTCGGCAGCAACATCGGCCGCGGCCCGGGGCCGATCCACTACCGCGACATCGAAGCCTGGAACTTCGGCGGCGAGGAAGGGCCGGAAGCCCCCTGA
- a CDS encoding peroxidase family protein has product MDEPERYERYIGGSPEAERLVFERLAGDLLRVQLKVKKRSGSAALERTFHAKAVLGVENARLRFHDDLPDALRTGFARPGAEYPVTVRLSNASGVRQPDFAPDLRGAALRVEVAPDETHDLLMTSFPVSHARTAVEFVAFAKAMAGADSRLGKGYALFVKLPLAVGWPTAARMRRNVVAGTKRTVSSLALETYWSRGAILWGDCGPVRYQLRPAANASPAPATPRTDPEYLRRELSQRLRETDVVFELCVQRYVDTRHTSIEDGAAEWKEKDAPILPVATLTVPRQDIHTAEARASASRVDLLAFNPWHTTEGFRPLGNLNRARKLAYEASSAHRLGHRFLTVEPRRNALLGAPLRAAFRTVNRVVPWHRLPTPLGLLNLMAFRQTLRRHNLIDTELHEAPPKALPVEAPLDEELLVRRSYDGTYNDLSAPRMGAVGATFGRTMPPVYRPDRFDTPNPVTVSRELLRRDAFIPATSLNIIAAAWIQFQVHDWVKHKRLPVGTKSVEVPLPPGETWQNTPGGPREKVMRFGEDEAVRPPGGEGSPILFASDVSHWWDGSEVYGGDQSVARSLREADGGAGLRLEEGHLPNGSNGVPLTGFTDNWWLGLSAMHTLFAREHNAVCEALRREYPRMDEERVYHTARLIVSALIAKIHTVEWTPAILATKTLDIGMKTNWQGPPKNWLDQLGVWLLEANGQQGIPKTLPDHHGAPYSLTEEFVTVYRMHPLIPDDYELVDHRFGRRLDTLDFTALQGAAAEPLIRKTGLVNTLYSLGIAHPGAITLHNFPRTLQAFERDGEVIDLSVVDLVRTRRRGVPRYNDFRAGLHKPRIRSFGDLSSDPETVARLRDVYRSVDDIDTVVGLFAENPPTGFGFSDTAFRVFILMASRRLQSDRFLTVDFRPEVYTPLGMDWIERGGMTSVILRHCPELASILPRGASAFAPWRPVQPVRNNSGHGRG; this is encoded by the coding sequence ATGGACGAGCCCGAACGGTACGAGCGCTACATCGGCGGCAGCCCGGAGGCCGAGCGGCTGGTCTTCGAACGACTCGCGGGTGACCTCCTACGAGTGCAGCTCAAGGTGAAGAAACGCAGCGGCTCCGCCGCCCTGGAACGGACATTCCACGCCAAGGCAGTCCTCGGCGTGGAAAACGCCCGTCTGAGGTTCCACGACGACCTTCCCGATGCCCTGCGGACGGGTTTCGCCAGGCCCGGGGCCGAGTACCCGGTCACGGTCCGGCTCTCCAACGCGAGCGGTGTCCGTCAGCCCGACTTCGCGCCCGATCTGCGCGGTGCGGCACTGCGGGTCGAGGTGGCCCCCGATGAGACCCACGATCTGCTGATGACGAGCTTCCCGGTCTCCCACGCCCGCACCGCGGTGGAGTTCGTCGCCTTCGCGAAGGCCATGGCGGGTGCCGACTCGCGGCTCGGCAAGGGGTACGCCCTGTTCGTCAAGCTGCCCCTGGCCGTCGGCTGGCCCACGGCTGCCCGCATGCGGCGCAACGTCGTCGCGGGAACCAAGCGCACCGTGTCCAGCCTGGCGCTGGAGACGTACTGGAGTCGCGGCGCGATCCTGTGGGGCGACTGCGGACCGGTGCGCTATCAGCTGCGGCCCGCCGCGAACGCCTCACCGGCCCCGGCAACGCCGCGCACCGATCCCGAATACCTGCGGCGCGAGCTTTCCCAGCGGCTGCGTGAGACGGATGTCGTCTTCGAACTCTGCGTGCAGCGCTACGTGGACACCCGGCACACCTCCATCGAGGACGGCGCGGCCGAGTGGAAGGAGAAGGACGCGCCCATCCTGCCGGTGGCCACGCTGACCGTCCCGCGCCAGGACATCCACACCGCCGAAGCGCGGGCCTCCGCATCGCGGGTCGACCTGTTGGCGTTCAACCCGTGGCACACCACGGAGGGCTTCCGCCCCCTGGGCAACCTCAACCGAGCCCGCAAGCTCGCCTACGAGGCGAGCAGCGCTCACCGCCTGGGACACCGCTTCCTGACCGTCGAGCCACGGCGCAACGCCCTGCTCGGGGCGCCGCTCCGGGCCGCCTTCCGCACCGTGAACCGCGTCGTCCCGTGGCACCGGCTGCCCACCCCCCTCGGCCTGCTCAACCTCATGGCCTTCCGGCAGACACTGCGGCGGCACAACCTCATCGACACCGAACTCCACGAGGCCCCGCCCAAAGCCCTGCCGGTGGAGGCTCCGCTCGACGAGGAGCTGCTGGTCAGGCGCAGTTACGACGGCACCTACAACGACCTGTCGGCGCCGCGGATGGGCGCTGTCGGCGCGACGTTCGGCCGCACCATGCCGCCCGTATACCGCCCGGACCGGTTCGACACGCCCAATCCGGTCACCGTCAGCAGAGAGCTGCTTAGGCGTGACGCGTTCATCCCCGCGACGTCGCTGAACATCATCGCCGCCGCGTGGATCCAGTTCCAGGTGCACGACTGGGTCAAGCACAAGAGGCTTCCGGTCGGCACCAAGAGCGTCGAGGTGCCGCTGCCGCCCGGTGAGACCTGGCAGAACACCCCGGGCGGACCGCGGGAGAAGGTGATGCGCTTCGGCGAGGACGAGGCGGTGCGTCCGCCCGGCGGCGAGGGGTCGCCGATCCTGTTCGCCAGCGACGTCTCGCACTGGTGGGACGGTTCGGAGGTGTACGGCGGCGACCAGTCCGTCGCGAGGTCGCTTCGCGAGGCCGACGGCGGTGCCGGCCTCCGGCTGGAGGAGGGGCACCTGCCGAACGGCTCGAACGGCGTCCCGCTCACCGGGTTCACCGACAACTGGTGGCTCGGCCTCAGCGCCATGCACACCCTGTTCGCCCGTGAGCACAACGCGGTGTGCGAAGCCCTGCGGCGCGAGTACCCGCGCATGGACGAGGAGCGGGTCTACCACACGGCGCGGCTGATCGTCTCGGCTCTGATCGCGAAGATCCACACAGTGGAGTGGACTCCCGCGATCCTCGCCACCAAGACGCTCGACATCGGCATGAAGACCAACTGGCAAGGGCCGCCGAAGAACTGGCTGGACCAGCTGGGCGTCTGGCTGCTGGAGGCGAACGGGCAGCAGGGCATCCCCAAGACCCTGCCCGACCACCACGGTGCCCCGTACTCCCTCACGGAGGAGTTCGTCACCGTCTACCGGATGCACCCCCTGATTCCCGACGACTACGAACTCGTCGACCACCGCTTCGGCCGCCGGCTCGACACCCTGGACTTCACCGCCCTGCAGGGAGCCGCCGCGGAGCCGCTCATCCGCAAGACCGGCCTGGTGAACACGCTGTACTCGCTGGGCATCGCCCACCCCGGGGCGATCACCTTGCACAACTTCCCGCGCACCCTCCAGGCATTCGAGCGGGACGGGGAGGTGATCGATCTGTCGGTGGTCGACCTGGTCCGCACCCGGCGCCGCGGCGTCCCGCGCTACAACGACTTCCGGGCCGGCCTGCACAAGCCGCGGATCCGGAGCTTCGGGGACCTCTCCTCCGACCCGGAGACGGTCGCACGGCTTCGGGACGTGTACCGCTCGGTGGACGACATCGACACCGTGGTGGGGCTGTTCGCCGAGAATCCACCCACGGGCTTCGGCTTCAGCGACACCGCCTTCCGCGTCTTCATCCTGATGGCCAGCAGACGGTTGCAGAGCGACCGTTTCCTCACGGTCGACTTCCGGCCGGAGGTCTACACCCCCCTCGGCATGGACTGGATCGAACGGGGCGGCATGACGAGCGTCATCCTGCGGCACTGCCCCGAACTGGCGAGCATCCTGCCTCGCGGGGCGAGCGCCTTCGCGCCATGGCGTCCGGTGCAGCCCGTCCGCAACAACAGCGGCCACGGCCGGGGCTGA
- a CDS encoding thiamine pyrophosphate-binding protein codes for MRVYEAIVKGLEGIGVRAAFGGAGENSAGLMLALKHSRQIRPVITRHEQAASFMACGYAMYTNRLGFCFATAGPGAFNLFSGLAVAMSDSYPVLAVSGYATMKWRGWGSLNETSGVNRTPDSQAMFAATTKKSFLLTDIADTCDVLEEAVNTAFEGRPGPVHIHVPEDLTHRGVEVTNFRPLRLDVKPVLPDPGRVAEIAAVLADALARGKRIVTLVGFGAVRSGAGAEIKRLIERFQIPLLTTLDGKGIVSEGHPLAVGVFADSGHSSAWKAFREADVVLCIGNSLNQHATFNYREDLFEDKLLIHVNISEGEFHKAYKPDHTLLSDARPAVAALVDALERMVGDVPAVEVDGQDYEARKIIHLTGKIHPGELAQSIGRMLPPQGVLLADAGAHLAWLGYYVELEEGQNFRKAGSFGPMAGHVNGAIGLKVAHPDRTVVVGCGDGCYSLSGFELMTAVEHEIPVIWVIFNDGEFKLIKLFQMVTYAESGLVEFQNPDFAAYARACGADGYRVETLGEFEEAFRAALASGRPTLIDARITRWAVPHYSPSPDGVIDGLVESLEARFRD; via the coding sequence ATGAGAGTCTACGAAGCCATCGTCAAGGGGCTGGAAGGCATCGGCGTGCGGGCGGCCTTCGGCGGGGCCGGGGAGAACTCGGCGGGGCTGATGCTGGCGCTGAAGCATTCACGGCAGATCAGGCCCGTCATCACGCGACACGAGCAGGCCGCCTCCTTCATGGCCTGCGGCTACGCCATGTACACCAACCGGCTGGGCTTCTGCTTCGCGACGGCCGGGCCGGGCGCGTTCAATCTGTTCTCGGGGCTGGCCGTCGCCATGTCCGACTCCTATCCGGTCCTCGCCGTCTCGGGGTACGCGACCATGAAATGGCGCGGTTGGGGCTCGCTCAACGAGACTTCGGGGGTGAACCGCACGCCCGACTCGCAGGCCATGTTCGCGGCCACAACCAAGAAGTCCTTCCTGCTCACCGACATCGCCGACACGTGCGACGTGCTCGAAGAAGCGGTCAACACCGCATTCGAGGGAAGGCCCGGGCCCGTGCACATCCACGTGCCCGAGGACCTGACCCACCGCGGCGTCGAGGTCACGAACTTCCGGCCGCTGAGGCTCGACGTGAAGCCGGTCCTGCCGGACCCGGGCCGGGTGGCGGAGATCGCGGCGGTACTGGCGGACGCCCTGGCCCGGGGGAAGCGGATCGTGACGCTCGTCGGATTCGGCGCGGTGCGGAGCGGGGCGGGAGCGGAGATCAAGCGGCTGATCGAGCGGTTCCAGATCCCCCTGCTCACCACCCTGGACGGCAAGGGCATCGTCTCCGAGGGACACCCGCTCGCGGTCGGTGTCTTCGCCGACAGCGGCCACTCCAGTGCGTGGAAGGCCTTCCGCGAGGCCGACGTCGTGCTGTGCATCGGCAATTCCCTCAATCAGCACGCCACTTTCAACTACCGCGAGGACCTGTTCGAGGACAAGCTGCTCATCCATGTGAACATCTCCGAGGGCGAGTTCCACAAGGCCTACAAGCCCGACCACACCCTGCTGTCCGACGCGCGCCCCGCGGTGGCCGCCCTGGTCGACGCGCTGGAGCGGATGGTCGGCGACGTACCGGCGGTCGAGGTCGACGGCCAGGACTACGAGGCCCGGAAGATCATCCACCTGACGGGGAAGATCCACCCCGGAGAACTCGCGCAGTCCATCGGGCGGATGCTGCCGCCACAGGGTGTTCTGCTCGCCGACGCGGGCGCCCATCTGGCGTGGCTCGGGTATTACGTGGAGCTCGAAGAAGGGCAGAACTTCCGCAAGGCCGGGTCCTTCGGACCGATGGCCGGACACGTCAACGGAGCCATCGGTCTGAAGGTCGCCCACCCGGACCGGACCGTCGTCGTGGGCTGCGGCGACGGATGCTACTCGCTGTCCGGTTTCGAGCTGATGACCGCCGTCGAGCACGAGATCCCCGTCATCTGGGTGATCTTCAACGACGGGGAGTTCAAGCTGATCAAGCTCTTCCAGATGGTCACGTACGCCGAATCCGGCCTGGTCGAGTTCCAGAACCCGGACTTCGCCGCGTACGCGCGTGCCTGTGGCGCTGACGGCTACCGGGTGGAGACGCTCGGTGAGTTCGAGGAGGCGTTCCGCGCGGCCCTGGCCTCCGGCCGGCCCACGCTCATCGACGCCAGGATCACGCGATGGGCCGTACCGCACTACAGCCCGTCACCCGACGGCGTGATCGACGGTCTCGTCGAGTCCCTCGAAGCACGCTTCCGGGACTGA
- a CDS encoding geranyl diphosphate 2-C-methyltransferase yields MTSTDLAAATSANTSLFIPTPTTPYQGDIARYWDHEARPVNLRLGDVDGLYHHHYGIGDVDHAALGDTEDSAYEKKLIAELHRLESAQAEVLLDHLGPIERDDTLVDAGCGRGGSMVMAHQRFGCKVEGVTLSAKQADFANQRARELGIEDHVHARVCNMLSTPFETGQAAASWNNESSMYVDLHDLFAEHSRVLAVGGRYVTITGCWNPRYGQPSKWVSQINAHFECNIHSRREYLRAMADNRLVPQAVIDLTPETLPYWELRATSPLVTGIEEAFINSYKDGSFQYLLIAADRI; encoded by the coding sequence ATGACTAGCACCGATCTCGCCGCCGCCACCTCCGCCAACACCTCACTGTTCATCCCCACCCCGACGACTCCCTACCAGGGCGACATCGCCCGTTACTGGGACCACGAGGCCAGGCCCGTGAACCTGCGCCTCGGCGACGTCGACGGCCTTTACCACCACCACTACGGCATCGGCGACGTCGACCACGCTGCCCTCGGCGACACCGAGGACAGCGCATACGAGAAGAAGCTGATCGCCGAGCTCCACCGCCTGGAGTCGGCGCAGGCCGAAGTCCTCCTGGACCACCTCGGCCCCATCGAGCGCGACGACACGCTCGTGGACGCCGGCTGCGGCCGCGGCGGCTCGATGGTCATGGCCCACCAGCGTTTCGGATGCAAGGTCGAGGGCGTCACCCTGTCGGCCAAGCAGGCCGACTTCGCCAACCAGCGCGCCCGTGAACTCGGCATCGAGGACCACGTCCACGCCCGCGTCTGCAACATGCTCAGCACGCCCTTCGAGACCGGGCAGGCCGCGGCCTCGTGGAACAACGAGTCGAGCATGTACGTCGACCTGCACGACCTCTTCGCCGAGCACTCCCGCGTCCTCGCGGTCGGCGGCCGCTACGTGACCATCACCGGCTGCTGGAACCCGCGTTACGGTCAGCCCTCGAAGTGGGTCTCCCAGATCAACGCGCACTTCGAGTGCAACATCCACTCCCGCCGGGAGTACCTGCGCGCGATGGCCGACAACCGCCTCGTACCGCAGGCCGTCATCGACCTGACTCCCGAGACCCTGCCCTACTGGGAGCTGCGGGCCACGTCTCCGCTGGTCACCGGCATCGAAGAGGCGTTCATCAACTCCTACAAGGACGGCTCCTTCCAGTACCTCCTGATCGCAGCCGACCGCATCTGA